The Aedes albopictus strain Foshan chromosome 2, AalbF5, whole genome shotgun sequence region AAGGGTCCGTTGACCCAGCGGTCCGCCTCGAGCCGGCCAGTCAGCAGGGCTCCCGTATTTGGATCGACATGTTGCCACTCGCGTACCTCCCTCTGAAAGGGACCGCCGCCACCTCGTGACGACGCTGCTGCCGATGCCGAAGATGCTGCTGCAGCCACTTCCATCTTGGTTGTTCGTGATGATCTATTTTTTCCACTTTTGGTCTGGGACGAGATTGGACGGATGGCAGTGACGGGTGTGCTGCGTGCGTTCACCGAAATTTTCCTTGGCTAGATTGGTATAGGAAACGGGTTCTCTGCTCTTTTTATTTCTGAAGTGGGTGAACTGCTCTCGATAGGTTCTTCGCAGAATCAGTCGCGGGTCCGTTATTCTGAGGACGTGATGATTGAAATCTTGACAAGTCTGGATGGAAAGAAAGAGGAGAATGGCATACGATTAGATAATGATGAACAAACTGCGTGCCTTGCAATAGCAGTGATTCGCCAAGTTAGATGGTATTGCTTTAAGAAATCGAACAATGTTAAACAGAAAtgagtacacagcaaaaaatcagAGATTGGATGTGATCCTCAAATGGCAGACCACTGTTCGCATCATGTTCGGGGATATTCCCTTATTATGACAATCTATTGCTGTGAATAATTCGACATGCACTTTTTCCGTTTCAAAACGATACTCTACACCGAAACATGTCGCGAGATTGAATTGCAACAGAAATGACGTATCGCCACTTTTAAGTTTTTACTGTGCACGGCGAAAGCGAACGCTTTCTTCTGTCCCGAAAATTCCACAATTACCAGCTAGAAAATTGAACTATCATCCATGATAAATGATTTTTTGTAGCTATCCGAGATGATTCGTTGTTTCTCGAATGATGGGACAGTTGCCGAATTGAGGTTAGTGCGTGTCATGATCCCGGTTTTGGGTGAAGGTATAAAGGCCCTTGCTCTGATGACCCACCGTTTCAGTTGGATTGGGGTTCGATTAAGTACGGTTCCACAAAGGTCAAGCTGACCCTGATTAGATTGCAATGGCTCGGTTAGTGCCGATCGTGGTTCTTGTCCTAAGTGCTCTCAGTGGGATTCGGTGTGAATTTGGACTAGATGTAGCAGCTCCGACCGTTAGCAGTGCAATTGCCACTGCAATTGGAAGTGGAATAAGTTCCGTTGTGAGGGCCAATGCATCGATAAAAATTGATTCAAGTGCTGATGGAAGTGGTACAGTGAATACACTCATCGTCATTTCAAACAATGTGACCAACCCGATGAACAAATTGTTAGGGAGCATTTTGGCGGGAGCTAGCAGTAGAAATGCGAACAGCCAGGAAATGTTCAATAACTTCTCCGAACTAATAAAGAATACATCAAAAGCGATAGTTTCAGCAAACACAACTGCGGATGATTTAAAGACTGTCACCAAAGTGTACTTATATGAATACATGATTGGGAATCTGACTGCGTTGAACAATACACTCCAGAATCTATCAAACGGTCTGAATATGATGCAGTCGCAAGTTCAGTTGGCAGCCAATGCAGAGTATCCACCTACCATTCTCAAcataaccgtgtattttaacAAAACCGTCGTGGCCAACCTCACAACCCCGTTGAGATCTATAAGAAAATACCTCACATCAATTGGCTCTACTATCACTACAATTGCAGCAGAACGTAGTCAGGCCATCGCTTACCGAGCACAGTTTAACGAAACGATCAGCGCAGGTGTCCGTAGCATAGATAGTGCTGCAGTCACCTTCAACCGAACTGTCGTAGACGTCTACCATAGGATCAGCCAACAGCAAACCAACACCTTCAAAGCAATCAATCAAACATACGCCTCCGTTCTGAATCGTGCCGACTCCTACGGAATCAACATGCGTAACCTCACCCAGTTCTTGTCCGACATGGTCACAGCTAACGCGAGTTTCACGCAGTTCGTCGAACTGAGCACCAACTACAGTACCGAACAGGTCACGAAAGCTCTCCACGAACAAACTACCGCAGTGACGGCAACTCTCCTCACCGTCATCAACTTCGTCACCAATCAATCCGTCACGAACTCCAGCGTCAACACCGCTTCCTGCACGCAAAAGGCCGTTCAGCAACTCCAGCAGAACCCAGTTGCGATGAACCGACTGGCCAGCTGTATGCAATCGGAGACCAACAGCTTCCGTACGACCACCCAGTTCGTTCAGGTGCAGATGGATGCCGTCCGGAATGCCGCCGCTTCGTTGGCCGTTCAGATGTCCCGAATTTGTCAGCGAGAGACGGGACCGTGTACCGCTTACGTGAGTTCAATATATCTCTGTGTTTTTGTCCAACCGTTGTTCTGACGATTTTTCTTCCGTTCTAGTTCTTTTCGGCGTTTCCGGATCACTCGCAGCGGGTGCAGAACAAGATATCTGTGGTGGCCGGAGGTGTTAGCAACGACGAACATATCGTTACGGGA contains the following coding sequences:
- the LOC109621897 gene encoding uncharacterized protein LOC109621897 is translated as MARLVPIVVLVLSALSGIRCEFGLDVAAPTVSSAIATAIGSGISSVVRANASIKIDSSADGSGTVNTLIVISNNVTNPMNKLLGSILAGASSRNANSQEMFNNFSELIKNTSKAIVSANTTADDLKTVTKVYLYEYMIGNLTALNNTLQNLSNGLNMMQSQVQLAANAEYPPTILNITVYFNKTVVANLTTPLRSIRKYLTSIGSTITTIAAERSQAIAYRAQFNETISAGVRSIDSAAVTFNRTVVDVYHRISQQQTNTFKAINQTYASVLNRADSYGINMRNLTQFLSDMVTANASFTQFVELSTNYSTEQVTKALHEQTTAVTATLLTVINFVTNQSVTNSSVNTASCTQKAVQQLQQNPVAMNRLASCMQSETNSFRTTTQFVQVQMDAVRNAAASLAVQMSRICQRETGPCTAYFFSAFPDHSQRVQNKISVVAGGVSNDEHIVTGRIVDCVNGVGSDIVANAQIIQSKFVTCLGTIRVAPVEVE